A single window of Cellulomonas sp. NTE-D12 DNA harbors:
- the csrA gene encoding carbon storage regulator CsrA: MLVLSRRVGERLVIGGDIVVTVIEVRSDGVRLGIDAPRSVRVHRAEVLEAIQSENEQAVAADDGTEAALRRIIAAPPSAATPADPAVPAAPAAPAPAVDSSGDAPLDR, from the coding sequence ATGCTGGTGCTGAGCCGTCGGGTGGGCGAGCGCCTCGTCATCGGGGGCGACATCGTCGTCACCGTGATCGAGGTGCGGTCCGACGGTGTGCGGCTCGGGATCGACGCCCCGCGGTCCGTGCGGGTGCACCGCGCGGAGGTGCTCGAGGCGATCCAGTCGGAGAACGAGCAGGCGGTCGCCGCGGACGACGGCACAGAGGCGGCACTGCGCCGCATCATCGCCGCGCCGCCGTCGGCCGCGACGCCCGCCGACCCGGCCGTCCCCGCTGCGCCGGCGGCCCCGGCACCGGCCGTGGACTCCTCAGGAGACGCCCCGCTCGACCGATGA
- a CDS encoding methyl-accepting chemotaxis protein: MSTTARAARRSLTKRLFSDSSIAVKIGLCLALLVLVAAGLTGLSVQRMDSLNAGSEQLYDQTSLPMQQIIMIEREFGGDRGRVGLVPALGSVDLTNQVTELGGRFRDMQSYLDKYAPMASSQESIQSIRTEMTTYENDAQKMFDMVGAGDIAGAAVYTQNTLTKQASTTNDAIAAEADALAKKAKALHETGVAQSSSSIRFMWILLVVASVASIALGFSVLRGVLKKVNAVKAGLEAMAAGDLTKELRLDSRDEVGRMAAALTSAQGSLRGTLSVVAETAAAVAAAAEELSAASGQVASGSEETSVQAGVVAAAAEQVSRNVQAVAAGAEQMGASIREIAQSATEAAKVASQATGVAAAANESVGRLGESSAEIGNVVKLITSIAEQTNLLALNATIEAARAGEAGKGFAVVAGEVKDLARETAKATEDIARRVETIQADTAGAVTSIGQIGSIVAAINDHQMTIASAVEEQTATTNEMSRGVTEAATGSGEIAQNITAVASAASTSSQVLGQMGDSVAELARLSADLRTRVAAFTV; encoded by the coding sequence ATGAGCACCACCGCACGGGCGGCCCGCCGGTCCCTGACCAAGCGGCTGTTCTCCGACTCCTCGATCGCCGTGAAGATCGGGCTGTGCCTCGCGCTGCTGGTGCTCGTCGCGGCGGGGCTGACCGGCCTGTCGGTGCAGCGGATGGACTCCCTGAACGCCGGCTCGGAGCAGCTCTACGACCAGACGAGCCTGCCGATGCAGCAGATCATCATGATCGAGCGGGAGTTCGGCGGTGACCGCGGACGCGTGGGCCTGGTGCCGGCGCTCGGCAGCGTGGACCTGACCAACCAGGTGACCGAGCTCGGGGGCCGGTTCCGGGACATGCAGTCGTACCTCGACAAGTACGCGCCGATGGCGTCGAGCCAGGAGAGCATCCAGTCGATCCGTACCGAGATGACGACGTACGAGAACGACGCCCAGAAGATGTTCGACATGGTCGGCGCCGGTGACATCGCCGGTGCCGCCGTCTACACCCAGAACACCCTGACCAAGCAGGCGTCGACCACCAACGACGCGATCGCGGCCGAGGCGGACGCCCTCGCGAAGAAGGCCAAGGCGCTGCACGAGACGGGCGTGGCCCAGTCGTCGTCCTCCATCCGGTTCATGTGGATCCTGCTGGTCGTGGCGTCGGTCGCCTCGATCGCGCTCGGCTTCTCCGTGCTGCGCGGCGTGCTGAAGAAGGTGAACGCGGTGAAGGCCGGTCTCGAGGCGATGGCGGCCGGTGACCTGACCAAGGAGCTCCGTCTCGACTCGCGTGACGAGGTGGGCCGGATGGCGGCGGCCCTGACGTCGGCGCAGGGGTCGTTGCGGGGGACGTTGAGCGTGGTGGCCGAGACGGCGGCTGCGGTGGCGGCGGCGGCGGAGGAGCTGTCGGCGGCGTCGGGTCAGGTGGCGTCGGGGTCGGAGGAGACGTCGGTGCAGGCGGGGGTGGTGGCGGCGGCGGCGGAGCAGGTGAGCCGCAACGTGCAGGCGGTCGCGGCCGGTGCCGAGCAGATGGGGGCCTCGATCCGGGAGATCGCGCAGAGCGCGACGGAGGCGGCGAAGGTCGCTTCGCAGGCGACGGGGGTGGCGGCGGCGGCGAACGAGTCGGTGGGTCGCCTGGGGGAGTCCAGTGCGGAGATCGGCAACGTGGTCAAGCTGATCACGAGCATCGCGGAGCAGACGAACCTGTTGGCGTTGAACGCGACGATCGAGGCGGCCCGGGCTGGTGAGGCGGGCAAGGGGTTCGCGGTGGTGGCCGGGGAGGTCAAGGACCTGGCCCGGGAGACGGCCAAGGCGACGGAGGACATCGCTCGTCGGGTGGAGACGATCCAGGCGGACACGGCGGGGGCGGTGACCTCGATCGGGCAGATCGGGTCGATCGTGGCGGCGATCAACGATCACCAGATGACGATCGCGTCGGCGGTGGAGGAGCAGACCGCCACGACCAACGAGATGTCCCGGGGGGTGACCGAGGCTGCGACGGGGTCGGGGGAGATCGCGCAGAACATCACCGCGGTCGCCTCCGCGGCGTCCACGTCCTCCCAGGTGCTGGGGCAGATGGGCGACTCCGTCGCCGAGCTGGCCCGCCTCTCCGCCGACCTGCGCACCCGAGTCGCCGCGTTCACCGTCTGA
- a CDS encoding chemotaxis protein CheW — protein MTQLVTFRLGGALYGVDVTQVQEVLHQQQRTRVPLAPRTVAGLVNLRGQVVLAVDLRARLALPDRAEGDDPMMVVVRVGGETVSLLVDHVGEVVTVGSETFEEPPDTLPRVMRSVVLGAHKLDHDLLLVLDVDEAVAA, from the coding sequence ATGACCCAGCTGGTGACGTTCCGTCTGGGCGGTGCGCTGTACGGGGTGGACGTGACGCAGGTGCAGGAGGTGCTGCACCAGCAGCAGCGCACCCGCGTGCCGCTCGCCCCCCGCACCGTGGCCGGCCTGGTGAACCTGCGTGGTCAGGTGGTGCTCGCGGTCGACCTGCGGGCCCGGCTCGCGCTGCCCGACCGCGCCGAGGGCGACGACCCGATGATGGTCGTGGTCCGGGTGGGCGGCGAGACGGTGTCGCTGCTCGTGGACCACGTCGGCGAGGTGGTCACCGTCGGGTCGGAGACGTTCGAGGAGCCGCCGGACACGCTGCCCCGCGTCATGCGGTCGGTGGTGCTCGGCGCGCACAAGCTGGACCACGACCTGCTGCTGGTGCTCGACGTCGACGAGGCGGTCGCCGCCTGA
- the flhA gene encoding flagellar biosynthesis protein FlhA, with protein sequence MRNKDLSAMAVPIGVVGIVLLLVVPLPAALLDVLIAANITAALVILLTSMYVRRPLDFSVFPSLILVFTLFRLGLNVASTRLVLRDGYAGHVIDAFGHFVVGGSLVIGLVIFLILVVIQFVVITNGAGRVAEVGARFTLDAMPGKQMAIDADLNSGLIDEDTARRRRADVAAEADFYGAMDGGSKFVKGDAVAGIIITVINLVGGFVIGMVQMKMTMGDALNRYSLLTIGDGLVTQIPALLLSVSTGIVVTRASADADLGSSAAKQLTQSKTALMIAGGGAVALALLPGMPKVPFLLVGGVLLLVSQRARSTERREAAAQATAKPAGPAPETADTPEQLIEQMRVPTLEILLAPDLVDLVGSGPERDLLGRVRSLRRKTAMDLGVVVPPVRTRDSVDLPQATYVVRIAGVEVGRGQAPGGRVLALGDDLAGLPGSAVAEPVFGLPGKWVPAELRHAAEMTGATVVDRVSVLVTHLGELVTQHADRLLSREDVRVLTEGVKQVNPSVVEELVPSLLSLGEVQRVLQGLLAEGVSIRDLSRIYEALTLRARVSTDPEGLVEAARAALGPALVAPHSRDGVLRVITLEPVLEHQLVESIRPGDHGSQLVVDPEILDTMLGRLRGALAEAEAEGTTAVLVCAPTIRPALRRLVSLGLPRLAVLSYSEVTGAGVNVETVGMVSRGRALAA encoded by the coding sequence ATGAGAAACAAGGACCTGTCCGCGATGGCCGTGCCGATCGGCGTGGTCGGCATCGTGCTGCTGCTGGTGGTGCCGCTGCCGGCGGCGCTGCTGGACGTGCTGATCGCGGCCAACATCACCGCGGCGCTGGTGATCCTGCTGACCAGCATGTACGTGCGCCGGCCGCTGGACTTCTCGGTGTTCCCGTCGCTGATCCTGGTGTTCACGCTGTTCCGGCTGGGCCTCAACGTGGCGTCGACCCGGCTGGTGCTGCGGGACGGGTACGCCGGTCACGTGATCGACGCGTTCGGCCACTTCGTGGTGGGCGGGTCGCTGGTGATCGGCCTGGTGATCTTCCTGATCCTCGTGGTGATCCAGTTCGTGGTGATCACCAACGGCGCCGGCCGCGTGGCCGAGGTGGGCGCCCGGTTCACGCTCGACGCGATGCCCGGCAAGCAGATGGCGATCGACGCCGACCTCAACTCGGGCCTGATCGACGAGGACACCGCGCGCCGCCGCCGTGCCGACGTCGCCGCCGAGGCCGACTTCTACGGCGCGATGGACGGTGGCTCGAAGTTCGTCAAGGGTGATGCAGTCGCAGGAATCATCATCACGGTGATCAATCTGGTCGGCGGGTTCGTCATCGGCATGGTCCAGATGAAGATGACCATGGGCGACGCCCTGAACCGCTACAGCCTGCTGACCATCGGCGACGGCCTGGTCACCCAGATCCCCGCGCTGCTGCTGTCGGTGTCCACCGGCATCGTCGTCACGCGCGCCAGCGCCGACGCGGACCTGGGCTCCTCCGCCGCCAAGCAGCTGACCCAGTCCAAGACCGCCCTGATGATCGCCGGTGGCGGCGCGGTGGCCCTGGCGCTGCTGCCCGGCATGCCGAAGGTGCCGTTCCTGCTGGTCGGCGGGGTCCTGCTGCTCGTCTCGCAGCGCGCCCGCAGCACCGAGCGGCGCGAGGCAGCGGCGCAGGCGACAGCCAAGCCGGCGGGCCCTGCACCGGAGACGGCGGACACCCCGGAGCAGCTGATCGAGCAGATGCGGGTGCCGACGCTCGAGATCCTCCTGGCGCCGGACCTGGTCGACCTGGTCGGCAGCGGGCCCGAGCGGGACCTGCTGGGCCGGGTGCGGTCGCTGCGCCGCAAGACGGCGATGGACCTCGGCGTCGTCGTCCCGCCGGTGCGCACCCGCGACAGCGTCGACCTGCCGCAGGCCACCTACGTCGTGCGCATCGCCGGTGTCGAGGTGGGCCGCGGGCAGGCGCCGGGCGGACGCGTGCTGGCGCTCGGCGACGACCTCGCCGGCCTGCCGGGATCCGCCGTGGCCGAGCCAGTGTTCGGGCTGCCGGGCAAGTGGGTGCCGGCCGAGCTCCGGCACGCCGCCGAGATGACCGGTGCCACCGTCGTCGACCGCGTGTCCGTCCTCGTCACGCACCTGGGCGAGCTGGTCACCCAGCACGCCGACCGGCTGCTGTCCCGCGAGGACGTGCGCGTGCTCACCGAGGGCGTCAAGCAGGTGAACCCCTCGGTGGTCGAGGAGCTCGTTCCGTCCCTCCTCTCGCTGGGCGAGGTGCAGCGGGTGCTGCAGGGCCTGCTCGCGGAGGGCGTCTCCATCCGCGACCTGTCGCGCATCTACGAGGCGCTCACGCTGCGTGCCCGCGTGTCCACCGACCCGGAGGGTCTGGTCGAGGCCGCCCGTGCGGCGCTCGGTCCCGCGCTGGTCGCGCCGCACTCGCGCGACGGCGTGCTGCGGGTGATCACCCTCGAGCCGGTGCTGGAGCACCAGCTGGTGGAGTCGATCCGTCCGGGCGACCACGGCAGCCAGCTGGTGGTCGATCCCGAGATCCTCGACACGATGCTCGGCCGGCTGCGCGGCGCACTGGCGGAGGCCGAGGCGGAGGGCACCACCGCGGTGCTGGTGTGCGCACCGACCATCCGCCCGGCGCTGCGCCGCCTGGTGTCGCTCGGCCTGCCTCGCCTCGCGGTGCTCAGCTACTCCGAGGTGACCGGCGCCGGCGTCAACGTCGAGACCGTGGGGATGGTGAGCCGTGGGCGAGCGCTTGCTGCTTGA
- a CDS encoding chemotaxis protein CheA, translated as MEDADDIVREFLVESYENLDQLDQDLVALEKEPGARPLLSSVFRTIHTIKGTSGFLAFGNLEHVTHAGENLLVELRDGKRSMDQPTTDVLLAVVDRVREILRTIETGGDEGSVAIDDVVARVEAVLATDPAAAAATLDPEPVAVTTTGAEPVAAAEPVGEPAPVTTAVIVERIAETVPAPAPAAVVTPAPAPAPAAPAPATPAAAAAAPAPAVPTPRIPPSAATAETPDEGVRTISDSSIRVDVELLDGLMREVGELVLARNQITRLASVGADLDLSRAAQRLDVIAGELQEGVMKTRMQPIEHIWSKMPRVVRDLAASCGREVGLEMSGGDTELDRGLLEAVKDPLTHLVRNAIDHGIEPVADRVAAGKPAQGLLTLRAYHAGGLVVVEVSDDGRGIDAQKVAASALRKGLRTAEQLAAATPADLMQLLFLPGFSTAEQVTNVSGRGVGMDVVRTKIESVGGSVDVESKPGIGTTWRLRIPLTLAIMPALTVECGEERFAVPQVNLLELVAVDDRNATSIEYVHSAPVYRLRGDLLPLVSLAHVLDGTTQADGSAPVLSVAPGSSAVIAVVASDDVRFGLVVDRVLDTEEIVVKALSPRLKSIGTYSGATVLGDGRVALILDVQGLARRALVGEPESGLGRTRSTAAAAGASTARQVLVAGIGGGRRVAMPLASVTRLEQIPASLVELVGGREVVQYRGAILPLVRLDRLLGAMGGFDEETLQVVVHSQDGRGVGLVVESIVDILADDDSLHSDLDDMGLVGSAVLGGKVTELLDVRSAILAADPAFFDATTFDDAPHDRDLVGVAR; from the coding sequence GTGGAGGACGCCGACGACATCGTCCGCGAGTTCCTCGTGGAGAGCTACGAGAACCTGGATCAGCTCGACCAGGACCTGGTGGCCCTCGAGAAGGAGCCCGGTGCGCGGCCGCTGCTGAGCAGCGTGTTCCGCACCATCCACACGATCAAGGGCACCAGCGGCTTCCTGGCGTTCGGCAACCTCGAGCACGTCACGCACGCCGGCGAGAACCTGCTGGTGGAGCTCCGTGACGGCAAGCGGTCGATGGACCAGCCGACCACCGACGTGCTTCTGGCCGTGGTGGACCGCGTCCGCGAGATCCTGCGCACCATCGAGACCGGTGGCGACGAGGGCTCCGTGGCGATCGACGACGTCGTGGCCCGCGTCGAGGCGGTGCTGGCCACCGACCCGGCAGCGGCTGCTGCGACCCTCGACCCCGAGCCGGTGGCGGTCACGACGACGGGCGCCGAGCCGGTCGCCGCGGCGGAGCCCGTCGGCGAGCCCGCGCCGGTCACCACCGCCGTGATCGTCGAGCGCATCGCCGAGACGGTGCCCGCGCCGGCGCCTGCTGCCGTCGTGACCCCTGCCCCCGCCCCCGCGCCAGCCGCGCCCGCGCCGGCGACCCCCGCCGCCGCGGCCGCCGCTCCGGCTCCCGCCGTCCCGACCCCCCGCATCCCGCCGTCGGCCGCGACCGCGGAGACGCCGGACGAGGGCGTCCGCACCATCTCCGACTCCTCGATCCGCGTCGACGTCGAGCTGCTCGACGGCCTGATGCGCGAGGTCGGCGAGCTGGTGCTGGCCCGCAACCAGATCACCCGCCTGGCCTCGGTCGGCGCCGACCTCGACCTGTCCCGCGCCGCCCAGCGCCTCGACGTGATCGCCGGTGAGCTGCAGGAGGGCGTCATGAAGACGCGCATGCAGCCCATCGAGCACATCTGGTCCAAGATGCCGCGCGTCGTGCGCGACCTGGCCGCGTCGTGCGGCCGGGAGGTCGGCCTGGAGATGTCCGGCGGCGACACGGAGCTGGACCGCGGTCTGCTCGAGGCGGTCAAGGACCCGCTGACGCACCTGGTCCGCAACGCGATCGACCACGGGATCGAGCCGGTCGCCGACCGGGTCGCGGCCGGCAAGCCGGCCCAGGGCCTGCTGACGCTGCGCGCCTACCACGCCGGTGGCCTGGTGGTCGTCGAGGTGTCCGACGACGGCCGCGGCATCGACGCGCAGAAGGTGGCCGCCAGCGCCCTCCGCAAGGGTCTGCGCACCGCCGAGCAGCTCGCCGCGGCGACGCCGGCGGACCTGATGCAGCTGCTGTTCCTGCCGGGCTTCTCCACGGCGGAGCAGGTCACCAACGTGTCCGGCCGCGGTGTCGGCATGGACGTGGTCCGCACCAAGATCGAGTCGGTGGGCGGGTCGGTGGACGTCGAGTCCAAGCCCGGCATCGGCACGACGTGGCGGCTGCGCATCCCGCTGACCCTGGCGATCATGCCGGCGCTGACGGTCGAGTGCGGCGAGGAGCGGTTCGCCGTCCCGCAGGTGAACCTGCTGGAGCTGGTCGCGGTGGACGACCGCAACGCCACCTCGATCGAGTACGTGCACTCGGCCCCGGTGTACCGGCTGCGCGGCGACCTGCTGCCGCTGGTGTCGCTGGCGCACGTCCTGGACGGCACGACGCAGGCCGACGGGTCCGCGCCGGTGCTCAGCGTGGCGCCGGGCAGCTCCGCGGTGATCGCGGTGGTCGCGTCCGACGACGTGCGGTTCGGCCTGGTGGTCGACCGCGTGCTGGACACCGAGGAGATCGTGGTCAAGGCCCTGTCGCCGCGGCTGAAGTCGATCGGCACGTACTCCGGCGCCACGGTGCTGGGTGACGGCCGGGTCGCGCTGATCCTCGACGTGCAGGGGCTGGCGCGGCGGGCGCTGGTCGGGGAGCCGGAGAGCGGCCTCGGCCGTACCCGGTCCACCGCCGCCGCGGCCGGCGCCTCCACCGCCCGCCAGGTGCTGGTCGCCGGCATCGGCGGCGGACGACGCGTCGCGATGCCGCTGGCCTCGGTCACCCGCCTGGAGCAGATCCCGGCCTCGCTGGTCGAGCTGGTGGGCGGCCGCGAGGTGGTGCAGTACCGCGGCGCGATCCTGCCGCTGGTCCGCCTCGACCGGCTGCTCGGCGCGATGGGCGGATTCGACGAGGAGACGCTGCAGGTCGTGGTGCACAGCCAGGACGGCCGCGGGGTCGGCCTGGTGGTCGAGTCGATCGTCGACATCCTGGCCGACGACGACTCGCTGCACAGCGACCTGGACGACATGGGGCTGGTCGGCTCGGCGGTGCTCGGCGGCAAGGTGACCGAGCTGCTCGACGTCCGCTCGGCGATCCTCGCCGCCGACCCGGCCTTCTTCGACGCGACGACGTTCGACGACGCGCCGCACGACCGCGACCTGGTGGGGGTGGCCCGATGA
- the cheB gene encoding chemotaxis-specific protein-glutamate methyltransferase CheB has protein sequence MTAIRVLVVDDSVVVRRLVTDALAADPRVEVVGTASDGRRALARVEQLKPDVVTMDVEMPDMNGIEAVRALRTSGSRVPIIMFSTLTERGAAATLDALVAGASDYVTKPSNMGSVQESIARVAEELIPKILVLAGGPGAAGRGHLGARPAAGGPGGPGLRTPGGYAPTAAPGGQALGGFATRAAGFGPARTAPGTVPARAASPAPPAPHPVRMVVVGSSTGGPQALSTLVTALTAPPRVPVVVVQHMPPVFTHQLAARLDRLGPARVSEAVDGEELRPGHVYIAPGGEHLLVRNVRGTLRAVLDQGPPVNFCKPSVDVMFDSAVEAVGGDLVCAVLTGMGSDGRNGAGKIVAAGGTVLAQDEATSVVWGMPGAVTTSGFAHRVLPLDDVPGAIEAAVAAAVGAPQPAAHLTGGVR, from the coding sequence ATGACCGCGATCCGCGTCCTCGTCGTCGACGACTCCGTCGTCGTGCGACGGCTCGTCACCGACGCCCTCGCCGCCGACCCCCGGGTCGAGGTGGTCGGCACGGCGTCGGACGGCCGTCGAGCCCTGGCCCGCGTCGAGCAGCTGAAGCCCGACGTGGTGACCATGGACGTCGAGATGCCGGACATGAACGGCATCGAGGCGGTCCGCGCGCTGCGCACGTCCGGCTCGCGCGTGCCGATCATCATGTTCTCCACGCTGACCGAGCGCGGGGCGGCGGCCACGCTGGACGCCCTGGTCGCGGGCGCCAGCGACTACGTGACCAAGCCGTCGAACATGGGCTCGGTCCAGGAGTCCATCGCCCGGGTCGCCGAGGAGCTGATCCCCAAGATCCTGGTGCTGGCCGGCGGTCCCGGAGCAGCCGGCCGCGGTCACCTCGGTGCCCGCCCCGCTGCCGGCGGGCCCGGTGGGCCCGGCCTGCGGACGCCCGGCGGGTACGCCCCGACCGCGGCGCCCGGCGGCCAGGCCCTCGGTGGGTTCGCTACCCGTGCCGCCGGTTTCGGGCCCGCGCGGACGGCGCCCGGGACGGTGCCGGCCCGCGCCGCGAGCCCGGCGCCACCTGCCCCGCACCCGGTGCGGATGGTGGTGGTCGGCTCGTCGACGGGCGGTCCGCAGGCGCTGTCCACCCTGGTCACGGCGCTGACCGCGCCGCCGCGGGTGCCGGTGGTGGTGGTCCAGCACATGCCGCCGGTGTTCACCCACCAGCTCGCGGCGCGGCTCGACCGGCTCGGTCCCGCCCGCGTCAGCGAGGCGGTGGACGGCGAGGAGCTGCGGCCCGGCCACGTCTACATCGCTCCCGGCGGCGAGCACCTGCTGGTGCGCAACGTCCGCGGCACGCTGCGTGCGGTGCTCGACCAGGGCCCACCGGTGAACTTCTGCAAGCCGTCGGTCGACGTGATGTTCGACTCCGCCGTGGAGGCCGTCGGCGGTGACCTGGTGTGCGCGGTGCTCACCGGCATGGGCTCCGACGGCCGCAACGGCGCCGGCAAGATCGTCGCCGCCGGCGGCACCGTGCTCGCCCAGGACGAGGCGACCAGCGTCGTCTGGGGCATGCCCGGCGCCGTCACCACGTCCGGCTTCGCGCACCGCGTCCTGCCGCTCGACGACGTCCCCGGCGCCATCGAGGCCGCCGTCGCCGCCGCCGTCGGCGCCCCCCAGCCCGCCGCACACCTCACGGGAGGGGTCCGATGA
- a CDS encoding protein-glutamate O-methyltransferase CheR has protein sequence MTLAADTFAYVADLVRQRSAISLEPGKEYLVESRLAPLARERGMDVDAYVRALRAQPRETELMGVVEALTTNETSWFRDQTPFTALSQHVVPALRAHLGRLDSLRVWSAACSTGQEPYSIAMVLDGILDVGTALSITATDLSEQVLARARAGTYTQLEINRGLPAPMLVRHFQRAGAHWQVSDPLRKVITFRRHNLLDPAPAGGPFDVVFLRNVLIYFDLAVKRAVLDRVLRAMRPGGYLVLGAAETTLGVHDGFERVEAGRACLHRAIGRPLTATLPTETARRLAGTIPHPLSVADRTRAAIPTFRGVAP, from the coding sequence ATGACGCTCGCCGCCGACACGTTCGCCTACGTCGCCGACCTGGTGCGGCAGCGCAGCGCCATCAGCCTCGAGCCGGGCAAGGAGTACCTGGTCGAGAGCCGCCTCGCGCCCCTCGCGCGCGAGCGCGGGATGGACGTCGACGCCTACGTCCGTGCGCTGCGCGCCCAACCCCGCGAGACCGAGCTGATGGGCGTGGTCGAGGCGCTGACCACCAACGAGACGTCGTGGTTCCGCGACCAGACGCCGTTCACGGCGCTGTCCCAGCACGTCGTCCCCGCCCTGCGCGCGCACCTGGGCCGGCTGGACAGCCTGCGGGTGTGGTCCGCCGCGTGCTCCACCGGGCAGGAGCCGTACTCCATCGCCATGGTGCTGGACGGCATCCTGGACGTCGGCACCGCCCTGTCGATCACCGCCACCGACCTGTCGGAGCAGGTGCTCGCACGCGCCCGCGCCGGCACGTACACGCAGCTGGAGATCAACCGCGGACTGCCGGCACCGATGCTGGTGCGCCACTTCCAGCGAGCCGGTGCGCACTGGCAGGTGTCCGACCCGCTGCGCAAGGTGATCACCTTCCGCCGGCACAACCTGCTGGACCCGGCACCGGCCGGCGGTCCGTTCGACGTCGTCTTCCTCCGCAACGTCCTCATCTACTTCGACCTGGCCGTCAAGCGCGCCGTGCTCGACCGGGTGCTGCGCGCCATGCGACCCGGCGGGTACCTGGTGCTCGGCGCCGCGGAGACGACCCTCGGCGTGCACGACGGGTTCGAGCGGGTCGAGGCCGGTCGTGCCTGCCTGCACCGCGCCATCGGCCGTCCGCTCACCGCCACCCTCCCCACCGAGACCGCCCGGCGGCTCGCCGGCACCATCCCGCACCCGCTCAGCGTGGCGGACCGCACTCGCGCCGCCATCCCGACGTTCAGAGGAGTCGCACCGTGA
- a CDS encoding response regulator — translation MRALVIDDSRTMRRIVRATLAAFGYEVHEAEHGQAALDLLEGGLEVDLACVDWNMPVLDGLQFVTRVRANPLWRAVTLVMVTTESEHSQIVRALAAGAHEYVIKPFTADALREKLELLGLVPEPVAAGGMA, via the coding sequence GTGAGAGCCCTGGTCATCGACGACTCGCGCACCATGCGGCGCATCGTCCGAGCCACGCTGGCGGCGTTCGGGTACGAGGTGCACGAGGCCGAGCACGGCCAGGCCGCGCTCGACCTCCTCGAGGGTGGCCTCGAGGTGGACCTCGCCTGCGTCGACTGGAACATGCCCGTGCTGGACGGCCTGCAGTTCGTCACCCGCGTGCGAGCCAACCCGCTGTGGCGGGCCGTCACGCTGGTGATGGTCACCACCGAGTCGGAGCACTCGCAGATCGTCCGGGCGCTGGCCGCCGGCGCGCACGAGTACGTCATCAAGCCCTTCACCGCGGACGCGCTGCGGGAGAAGCTCGAGCTGCTCGGCCTGGTGCCGGAGCCCGTCGCCGCCGGAGGCATGGCATGA
- a CDS encoding chemotaxis protein CheX codes for MSAIAHDEVQAIAQEVFAAMIDGEPESLVPWPDAGTGSDAVVAWVDVHGPWLGRASLETSTPAAHELARALLSMEADETVPREDVVDALGELANVVGGNVKALLPEHGTLGLPKVADRLPDGQLAAAVQRVPLAWRGHPFVVTVWEVAEPTGSVREGER; via the coding sequence ATGAGCGCGATCGCGCACGACGAGGTCCAGGCGATCGCCCAGGAGGTGTTCGCCGCGATGATCGACGGCGAGCCGGAGTCCCTGGTGCCGTGGCCGGACGCCGGCACCGGCTCGGACGCGGTGGTCGCCTGGGTGGACGTGCACGGGCCCTGGCTCGGCCGCGCGTCGCTCGAGACGAGCACGCCCGCGGCCCACGAGCTGGCCCGCGCGCTGCTGTCGATGGAGGCGGACGAGACAGTGCCCCGCGAGGACGTGGTGGACGCGCTCGGCGAGCTCGCCAACGTCGTCGGCGGCAACGTCAAGGCCCTGCTGCCGGAGCACGGCACGTTGGGGCTGCCCAAGGTGGCGGACCGGTTGCCTGACGGGCAGCTGGCCGCCGCGGTCCAGCGGGTGCCGCTCGCGTGGCGGGGTCACCCGTTCGTCGTCACTGTGTGGGAGGTGGCCGAGCCGACGGGCTCGGTGCGAGAGGGGGAGCGATGA